One Setaria viridis chromosome 7, Setaria_viridis_v4.0, whole genome shotgun sequence genomic region harbors:
- the LOC117863290 gene encoding probable isoaspartyl peptidase/L-asparaginase 3 isoform X3 yields MDSMGRSSVRLLVAVGLLLLRFNWCLAVDGGGVAEVGGAFPMVVSTWPFREAVRAAWEVVSASDGGGSAVDAVVAGCSACEVLRCDGTVGPGGSPDENGETTLDALIMNGVTAVLPTHATVHVDILFQFIATMEIGAVAAMRYVKDGIKAAKLVMDHSLHTLLVGEKATDFAISMGLPGPINLSSPESLEKWANWRQNHCQPNFWKNVAPAGSCGPYRPINLAQALDSVKHEVEGSQGGVCQDWFQSDNLLEPINSHLKFIDRHNHDTISMAVIDKMGHIAVGTSTNGATFKIPGRVGDGPIPGSSSYGDDEVGACGASGDGDIMMRFLPCYQVVESMRRGMEPQDAARDAISRIARKYPDFVGAVFAVNRKGVHAGACHGWTFQYSVMNSSMHDVEVITVYP; encoded by the exons ATGGATTCCATGGGGCGGAGCTCCGTGCGGCTTCTCGTGGCCGTGGGGCTCCTGCTGCTACGGTTCAATTGGTGCTTG GCGGTGGATGGCGGAGGCGTGGCGGAAGTGGGCGGAGCGTTTCCGATGGTGGTGAGCACCTGGCCGTTCCGGgaggcggtcagggcggcgtgGGAGGTGGTCTCAGCCAGTGACGGAGGGGGTTCGGCCGTGGATGCTGTCGTCGCTGGCTGCTCCGCCTGCGAGGTCCTCCGCTGCGATGGCACAG ttGGTCCAGGTGGAAGCCCAGATGAGAATGGTGAAACTACATTAGATGCTCTTATTATGAATGGGGTAACAGCTGTTTTACCTACTCATGCCACAGTACATGTTGATATCTTGTTCCAGTTCATA GCGACAATGGAAATTGGAGCTGTGGCTGCCATGAGATATGTTAAGGATGGAATTAAGGCAGCAAAGTTGGTCATGGACCACAGCTTGCATACTCTGCTGGTTGGAGAGAAGGCAACAGACTTTGCAATTTCAATGGGCCTTCCAGGACCAATTAATCTCAGTTCTCCAGAGTCTCTTGAGAAATGGGCAAACTGGAGACAGAACCACTGCCAACCTAACTTCTGGAAAAATGTTGCTCCTGCTGGTAGCTGTGGCCCTTACCGTCCTATCAATTTAGCTCAAGCATTGGACTCTGTAAAGCATGAGGTAGAAGGAAGTCAAGGAGGCGTTTGCCAGGATTGGTTCCAAAGTGATAATTTACTGGAGCCAATAAACTCCCATCTGAAGTTTATTGATCGCCACAACCATGACACTATCTCTATGGCTGTGATTGACAAG ATGGGTCACATAGCTGTCGGGACATCAACCAATGGTGCTACATTTAAAATTCCAGGAAG GGTAGGTGATGGACCAATACCAGGATCTTCTTCATATGGTGATGATGAGGTCGGAGCTTGTGGAGCATCTGGCGATGGTGATATTATGATGCGCTTCCTTCCATG CTATCAAGTAGTCGAGAGCATGAGACGAGGGATGGAACCCCAGGATGCTGCAAGGGATGCTATATCAAGAATTGCCCGCAAATACCCGGATTTCGTTGGTGCTGTTTTTGCGGTCAACAGGAAAGGAGTCCATGCTGGGGCATGCCACGGATGGACATTCCAGTACTCCGTAATGAATTCCAGCATGCATGATGTGGAGGTAATTACAGTATATCCTTAG
- the LOC117863290 gene encoding probable isoaspartyl peptidase/L-asparaginase 3 isoform X2, with the protein MEIGAVAAMRYVKDGIKAAKLVMDHSLHTLLVGEKATDFAISMGLPGPINLSSPESLEKWANWRQNHCQPNFWKNVAPAGSCGPYRPINLAQALDSVKHEVEGSQGGVCQDWFQSDNLLEPINSHLKFIDRHNHDTISMAVIDKMGHIAVGTSTNGATFKIPGRVGDGPIPGSSSYGDDEVGACGASGDGDIMMRFLPCYQVVESMRRGMEPQDAARDAISRIARKYPDFVGAVFAVNRKGVHAGACHGWTFQYSVMNSSMHDVEVITVYP; encoded by the exons ATGGAAATTGGAGCTGTGGCTGCCATGAGATATGTTAAGGATGGAATTAAGGCAGCAAAGTTGGTCATGGACCACAGCTTGCATACTCTGCTGGTTGGAGAGAAGGCAACAGACTTTGCAATTTCAATGGGCCTTCCAGGACCAATTAATCTCAGTTCTCCAGAGTCTCTTGAGAAATGGGCAAACTGGAGACAGAACCACTGCCAACCTAACTTCTGGAAAAATGTTGCTCCTGCTGGTAGCTGTGGCCCTTACCGTCCTATCAATTTAGCTCAAGCATTGGACTCTGTAAAGCATGAGGTAGAAGGAAGTCAAGGAGGCGTTTGCCAGGATTGGTTCCAAAGTGATAATTTACTGGAGCCAATAAACTCCCATCTGAAGTTTATTGATCGCCACAACCATGACACTATCTCTATGGCTGTGATTGACAAG ATGGGTCACATAGCTGTCGGGACATCAACCAATGGTGCTACATTTAAAATTCCAGGAAG GGTAGGTGATGGACCAATACCAGGATCTTCTTCATATGGTGATGATGAGGTCGGAGCTTGTGGAGCATCTGGCGATGGTGATATTATGATGCGCTTCCTTCCATG CTATCAAGTAGTCGAGAGCATGAGACGAGGGATGGAACCCCAGGATGCTGCAAGGGATGCTATATCAAGAATTGCCCGCAAATACCCGGATTTCGTTGGTGCTGTTTTTGCGGTCAACAGGAAAGGAGTCCATGCTGGGGCATGCCACGGATGGACATTCCAGTACTCCGTAATGAATTCCAGCATGCATGATGTGGAGGTAATTACAGTATATCCTTAG
- the LOC117863290 gene encoding probable isoaspartyl peptidase/L-asparaginase 3 isoform X1 — protein MDSMGRSSVRLLVAVGLLLLRFNWCLAVDGGGVAEVGGAFPMVVSTWPFREAVRAAWEVVSASDGGGSAVDAVVAGCSACEVLRCDGTVGPGGSPDENGETTLDALIMNGATMEIGAVAAMRYVKDGIKAAKLVMDHSLHTLLVGEKATDFAISMGLPGPINLSSPESLEKWANWRQNHCQPNFWKNVAPAGSCGPYRPINLAQALDSVKHEVEGSQGGVCQDWFQSDNLLEPINSHLKFIDRHNHDTISMAVIDKMGHIAVGTSTNGATFKIPGRVGDGPIPGSSSYGDDEVGACGASGDGDIMMRFLPCYQVVESMRRGMEPQDAARDAISRIARKYPDFVGAVFAVNRKGVHAGACHGWTFQYSVMNSSMHDVEVITVYP, from the exons ATGGATTCCATGGGGCGGAGCTCCGTGCGGCTTCTCGTGGCCGTGGGGCTCCTGCTGCTACGGTTCAATTGGTGCTTG GCGGTGGATGGCGGAGGCGTGGCGGAAGTGGGCGGAGCGTTTCCGATGGTGGTGAGCACCTGGCCGTTCCGGgaggcggtcagggcggcgtgGGAGGTGGTCTCAGCCAGTGACGGAGGGGGTTCGGCCGTGGATGCTGTCGTCGCTGGCTGCTCCGCCTGCGAGGTCCTCCGCTGCGATGGCACAG ttGGTCCAGGTGGAAGCCCAGATGAGAATGGTGAAACTACATTAGATGCTCTTATTATGAATGGG GCGACAATGGAAATTGGAGCTGTGGCTGCCATGAGATATGTTAAGGATGGAATTAAGGCAGCAAAGTTGGTCATGGACCACAGCTTGCATACTCTGCTGGTTGGAGAGAAGGCAACAGACTTTGCAATTTCAATGGGCCTTCCAGGACCAATTAATCTCAGTTCTCCAGAGTCTCTTGAGAAATGGGCAAACTGGAGACAGAACCACTGCCAACCTAACTTCTGGAAAAATGTTGCTCCTGCTGGTAGCTGTGGCCCTTACCGTCCTATCAATTTAGCTCAAGCATTGGACTCTGTAAAGCATGAGGTAGAAGGAAGTCAAGGAGGCGTTTGCCAGGATTGGTTCCAAAGTGATAATTTACTGGAGCCAATAAACTCCCATCTGAAGTTTATTGATCGCCACAACCATGACACTATCTCTATGGCTGTGATTGACAAG ATGGGTCACATAGCTGTCGGGACATCAACCAATGGTGCTACATTTAAAATTCCAGGAAG GGTAGGTGATGGACCAATACCAGGATCTTCTTCATATGGTGATGATGAGGTCGGAGCTTGTGGAGCATCTGGCGATGGTGATATTATGATGCGCTTCCTTCCATG CTATCAAGTAGTCGAGAGCATGAGACGAGGGATGGAACCCCAGGATGCTGCAAGGGATGCTATATCAAGAATTGCCCGCAAATACCCGGATTTCGTTGGTGCTGTTTTTGCGGTCAACAGGAAAGGAGTCCATGCTGGGGCATGCCACGGATGGACATTCCAGTACTCCGTAATGAATTCCAGCATGCATGATGTGGAGGTAATTACAGTATATCCTTAG
- the LOC140223546 gene encoding uncharacterized protein, protein MDERGGGGGGGGGAEAERWPWWAAASAAQVGTGVAWFRRGKGGAEVAMPFKAFAIASLFVGAGATAVAAGVLAAGVGSVEDMKGIGANIRRWMGAPPRRVGGD, encoded by the exons atggacgagcgaggcggcggcggcggcggcggcggcggcgcggaggcggagaggtggccgtggtgggcggcggcgagcgcggcacAAGTGGGGACCGGGGTCGCGTGGTTCAGGCGGGGCAagggcggcgcggaggtggcgaTGCCGTTCAAGGCGTTCGCCATCGCCTCCCtcttcgtcggcgccggcgccaccgccgtcgccgccggagtgCTCGCCGCGGGCGTCGGATCG GTGGAGGACATGAAGGGCATCGGCGCCAACATCCGGAGGTGGATGggagctcctcctcgccgaGTGGGAGGTGACTGA
- the LOC117863292 gene encoding probable transcription factor MYB58: MARAPGGARRRGGRRDAAGGGAAVRKGPWMAEEDAVLLEHVRAHGPRDWSSIRSKGLLPRTGKSCRLRWVNKLRPNLKTGCKFSADEERVVLELQAQFGNKWARIATYLPGRTDNDVKNFWSTRQKRLARLLRAPLPAPSSRSTRAKAPAAASSLQSRPAAVGPCLDRVPFGSSSSGVHPCSAATPFMDTQNAALIQYDQAAGSGLLGFNGALPPFAPVADSHACSSSSNAGPLLLPRLPFDEPPYPLLDYPGMPEGWNMAPGGFVNAGAMDDLAYQELLPMMTQPAPMIFPFFGTGCAQGGVKAEPPDAPDFFDDLPPDMFDSLDQVPPPLSPPATSSGF, translated from the exons ATGGCTCGAGCACCTGGCGgtgcccggcggcggggcggcaggagggacgcggcgggcggcggtgcggcggtgCGGAAGGGGCCCTGGAtggcggaggaggacgcggtGCTGCTGGAGCACGTGCGCGCGCACGGGCCCCGCGACTGGAGCTCCATTCGATCCAAAGGCCTCCTGCCACGCACCGGCAAGTCCTGCCGCCTCCGCTGGGTCAACAAGCTCAGGCCGAACCTCAAGAC TGGCTGCAAGTTCTCCGCCGACGAGGAGCGGGTGGTGCTGGAGTTGCAGGCGCAGTTCGGGAACAAGTGGGCGAGGATCGCCACCTACTTGCCGGGGAGGACGGACAACGACGTCAAGAACTTCTGGAGCACCCGCCAGAAGCGGCTCGCTAGGCTCCTGCGCGCACCGCTCCCCGCCCCGTCCAGCAGGAGCACCAGAGCcaaggcgccggcggcggcctcgtctCTGCAgtcgcgccccgccgccgtg GGTCCCTGCCTGGACCGAGTTCCATTCGGGAGCAGCTCCTCCGGCGTCCACCCATGCAGCGCAGCAACACCATTCATGGACACCCAGAATGCTGCCCTGATCCAGTACGATCAGGCAGCGGGCTCCGGGCTTCTCGGCTTCAACGGAGCGCTGCCGCCGTTCGCGCCGGTCGCCGACAGCCACGCGTGCTCCTCGTCGTCAAACGCGGGCCCGTTGTTGCTACCAAGGCTGCCGTTCGATGAGCCTCCGTACCCTCTGCTCGACTACCCGGGGATGCCGGAGGGTTGGAACATGGCTCCCGGCGGGTTCGTCAACGCCGGCGCCATGGATGATCTCGCCTACCAGGAGCTGCTTCCGATGATGACGCAACCCGCTCCGATGATCTTTCCGTTCTTCGGCACGGGGTGCGCGCAGGGTGGTGTCAAGGCCGAGCCCCCGGACGCGCCCGACTTCTTCGACGACCTCCCGCCAGACATGTTCGACTCCCTTGATCAGGTGCCCCCGCCGTTGTCGCCGCCTGCGACGAGCTCTGGATTCTGA